In Paenibacillus sp. FSL R7-0345, a single window of DNA contains:
- the cysT gene encoding sulfate ABC transporter permease subunit CysT, with protein MNVISTTAARRKVLPGFGITMGYSVLYLSLVVLLPLSALLINSTGLSWAKFWDIATDPRVLASYRISIGTAAAAALANAFFGLLMAWVLVRYEFPGKRMFDALIDLPFALPTAVAGVSLTALYSQNGWIGSLFAPYGFKIAFTPLGITLALMFIGIPFVVRTVQPVLEDLDRDMEEAAATLGARRGRTFLRIILPEVFPALLTGFALAFARGIGEYGSVVFISGNMPMRTEIAPLLIMSKLEQFDYAGATAVALLLLLISFLMLLVINLLQRWARKTSR; from the coding sequence ATGAATGTCATTTCTACGACTGCGGCACGGCGCAAGGTGCTTCCGGGCTTCGGCATTACGATGGGGTACAGTGTACTGTACCTGAGTCTGGTGGTGCTGTTGCCGTTATCTGCGCTGCTCATTAATTCAACAGGGCTGAGCTGGGCCAAGTTTTGGGATATTGCCACTGATCCCCGGGTGCTGGCCTCCTACCGTATCAGCATAGGTACTGCTGCAGCTGCAGCATTGGCGAATGCCTTTTTTGGCCTGCTGATGGCCTGGGTGCTGGTGCGTTATGAGTTTCCGGGCAAAAGAATGTTCGACGCTCTTATTGATCTTCCGTTTGCCCTGCCGACTGCGGTTGCCGGCGTTTCCCTGACCGCACTTTATTCCCAGAATGGCTGGATCGGCTCTTTGTTTGCGCCGTACGGCTTCAAAATTGCCTTTACCCCGCTTGGAATCACGCTGGCGCTGATGTTCATCGGGATTCCTTTTGTCGTGCGGACTGTCCAGCCGGTGCTTGAAGACCTGGACCGCGACATGGAGGAGGCCGCAGCAACACTTGGCGCAAGACGCGGCAGGACTTTTCTGCGGATCATTCTGCCCGAGGTGTTTCCTGCACTGCTTACCGGCTTCGCGCTGGCGTTTGCCCGGGGAATCGGTGAATATGGCTCTGTCGTCTTTATCTCCGGCAACATGCCGATGCGGACGGAGATTGCCCCGCTGCTGATCATGTCCAAGCTGGAGCAGTTTGACTATGCCGGAGCGACTGCGGTGGCGCTGCTGCTGCTGCTGATTTCTTTTCTGATGCTGCTGGTTATTAACCTGCTTCAGCGCTGGGCCCGCAAAACATCACGTTAG
- the cysW gene encoding sulfate ABC transporter permease subunit CysW yields MAGTVPMHAPKRRSSTVSSATNESSIVKWVLIAAAGLVMLWLIALPLIVVLTEALKRGWDVYWAALTDPDAASALRLTLLVAAITVPLNTIFGVTAAWAVTKFRFRGKGFLITLIDLPFAVSPVIGGLIFVLVFGSSGWFGSWLSDNDIKIVFALPGIVLATLFVTFPFVARELIPLMEDQGTQEEEAAITLGAKGWQIFFRVTLPNIKWGLLYGIILCNARAMGEFGAVSVVSGRIRGETNTLPLHVEILYNEYQFSASFAVASLLLLLALITMIIKSWLLRKSAH; encoded by the coding sequence ATGGCCGGAACTGTGCCGATGCATGCTCCGAAGCGGAGAAGCAGCACTGTCTCATCCGCAACAAATGAAAGCTCTATAGTAAAATGGGTGCTGATCGCTGCCGCCGGGCTGGTGATGCTCTGGCTGATTGCCCTGCCGCTGATCGTCGTGCTGACAGAGGCGCTGAAGCGGGGTTGGGACGTCTATTGGGCTGCGCTTACCGATCCAGATGCCGCTTCTGCTCTGAGGCTGACACTGCTCGTAGCGGCAATCACAGTTCCGCTGAATACGATTTTTGGCGTAACGGCAGCCTGGGCAGTGACCAAATTCCGTTTCCGCGGCAAAGGCTTTCTGATTACCCTGATCGATCTGCCGTTTGCCGTATCGCCGGTTATCGGCGGTCTGATCTTTGTGCTTGTGTTCGGTTCGAGCGGCTGGTTCGGCTCCTGGCTGAGCGACAATGACATCAAAATTGTGTTTGCCCTGCCTGGTATCGTGCTGGCTACGCTGTTTGTAACCTTTCCGTTCGTCGCGCGTGAGCTGATTCCGCTGATGGAGGACCAGGGCACGCAGGAGGAGGAAGCGGCGATTACGCTGGGTGCAAAGGGCTGGCAGATCTTTTTCCGCGTTACCCTGCCCAACATCAAATGGGGTCTGCTGTACGGCATCATCCTCTGCAACGCCCGGGCGATGGGCGAGTTCGGAGCTGTCTCTGTAGTATCCGGACGGATCCGCGGAGAGACCAATACGCTGCCGCTGCATGTGGAGATTTTGTATAACGAATATCAGTTTTCCGCTTCGTTCGCAGTGGCTTCGCTGCTGCTTTTACTGGCACTGATCACGATGATTATCAAAAGCTGGCTGCTGCGCAAAAGTGCTCATTGA
- a CDS encoding YezD family protein, translating to MAKPLKVDELWLSRISELLDNMEFGSLHIVVHEGQIVQMERTERKRFENSSANPRYSGETGSRRTDTRSAGRG from the coding sequence ATGGCTAAGCCACTGAAGGTGGATGAGTTATGGCTATCACGAATTTCAGAACTGCTGGACAATATGGAATTCGGCTCTCTGCATATTGTAGTGCATGAGGGGCAGATTGTTCAGATGGAGCGTACGGAACGCAAGCGTTTCGAGAACAGCTCAGCAAATCCGCGTTACAGTGGGGAAACCGGAAGCCGGCGCACCGACACCCGTTCGGCGGGACGGGGATAA
- a CDS encoding GNAT family N-acetyltransferase: MNDESKPEVRHELPSVEQYLALRAEAGLSPMSAAGAEAGLPRSCFAVTVYDGEQLVGMGRVTGDGGCFFQVTDIAVKPAYQGRGLGKAVMHEIRQFLDTVPQPSYVSLIADGEAARLYAQYGFAPVMPESQGMFLRR, translated from the coding sequence ATGAACGATGAATCCAAACCGGAAGTACGCCATGAGCTACCTTCAGTGGAGCAGTATCTGGCTCTGCGGGCAGAGGCCGGCCTGAGTCCGATGAGTGCGGCAGGAGCGGAGGCCGGGCTTCCGCGTTCCTGTTTTGCAGTTACGGTATATGACGGGGAGCAGCTGGTCGGAATGGGCCGGGTCACCGGGGACGGGGGCTGCTTTTTTCAGGTTACAGATATAGCAGTAAAGCCCGCTTATCAGGGCCGGGGCCTGGGAAAAGCGGTCATGCACGAAATCAGGCAGTTCCTGGATACCGTGCCGCAGCCGTCTTATGTCAGCCTGATTGCCGACGGGGAGGCCGCCAGGCTCTACGCGCAGTATGGCTTTGCTCCCGTTATGCCTGAATCGCAGGGGATGTTTCTGCGGCGTTAG
- a CDS encoding NAD(P)H-binding protein gives MDVVVIGASGTIGKAIVQEALKRKHEVTAAVRNPESVELQHERLQVVRVDALDPASVAGAVAGHGEIISAFGPDAGQENDLLKAADSIIEGLQQAGVERLIIVGGAGSLKTESGEWLMDTAGFPEELRPLAAAHAHAYEIYRGTELDYTYISPPAAIISGRRTGMFRIGLDRLITDEEGASSISVEDFAVAVVDELEEGNFSRERFTVAY, from the coding sequence ATGGATGTAGTAGTAATAGGAGCGTCTGGAACCATTGGCAAGGCTATTGTACAGGAAGCATTAAAAAGAAAACATGAGGTAACCGCAGCCGTCCGCAATCCGGAGTCGGTGGAGCTGCAGCACGAACGTCTGCAGGTGGTACGCGTGGATGCGCTTGATCCGGCATCCGTTGCCGGAGCAGTAGCAGGGCACGGGGAAATTATCAGCGCCTTCGGGCCTGATGCGGGACAGGAAAATGACCTGCTTAAAGCGGCAGATTCCATCATTGAAGGGCTGCAGCAGGCCGGCGTGGAACGTCTGATTATTGTCGGCGGCGCAGGCAGCCTGAAGACAGAGTCGGGAGAATGGCTGATGGATACCGCCGGATTCCCGGAGGAGCTCCGGCCGCTGGCTGCAGCGCATGCGCATGCTTACGAAATCTACAGAGGCACGGAGCTGGATTATACCTACATCAGCCCGCCTGCAGCCATCATCTCCGGCCGCCGGACAGGTATGTTCCGGATCGGCCTGGACCGGCTGATTACCGATGAGGAGGGGGCAAGCAGCATCAGTGTGGAGGATTTTGCCGTAGCTGTGGTCGATGAGCTTGAGGAGGGCAACTTCAGCCGGGAGCGGTTTACAGTTGCGTATTAA
- a CDS encoding NAD(P)H-hydrate dehydratase: protein MDLVTAEEMRQLDHMTIEKLGIPAIALMENAGRAIAEEVIALCRQKQYNSGNGWYGEMRPGPDSPVDSDIVRRGSGGGNIGGGGGIGTGSNGSCAGSSWNVGNGGGGAGSVNGGLNTGNGGNWTGSAGVGWSAGGGGAQPPQDFTVSADRALTLDTAAAEHWFILAGKGNNGGDGLAAARHLREAGFAVTLVYAAAPQTLAGEAAVQRDAAAALGLPAVVHGRDPIDFAGCTGIVDALLGTGSAGAPRGAYAELIAAANASGKPIVSADIPSGLDADTGALHEPCIHAAVTVCLALLKRGLVQYPGAGAAGRVVVRSIGIPAALAREAGVQASLLTPEGLQTRLGVDVSRRRSPEGHKGTYGHVLLAAGSLPMSGAGLLAARAALRAGCGLVTWALPAALMPYVIGAAPEVMLAAAGGGEDGTWDAGTAAEVLRLGGKRDVVATGPGLGRFAGDKEWLRMLWEGIGSPLVLDADALNILAECNYTEWSSPDRPVILTPHPGEMARLAGVSTPEVQRDRIGLAQAYAIKHGVVLVLKGSHTVIASPEGEVYVNATGHPGMGTGGAGDVLTGIISGLLAQGLGAVQAAAFGVYLHGLAGERAAGSRNHPSALVAGDIIEAL from the coding sequence ATGGATCTTGTCACGGCAGAGGAAATGCGGCAACTGGACCATATGACAATAGAGAAGCTGGGGATTCCGGCAATTGCGCTAATGGAGAATGCCGGGCGTGCGATTGCTGAGGAAGTCATTGCACTGTGCCGGCAAAAGCAGTATAACAGCGGTAACGGCTGGTATGGCGAAATGCGGCCTGGCCCGGATAGCCCAGTGGACAGTGATATTGTGCGCAGAGGCAGCGGTGGCGGTAATATTGGCGGCGGCGGGGGAATAGGGACCGGCAGCAATGGGAGCTGCGCAGGTAGTAGCTGGAATGTCGGTAATGGAGGAGGCGGAGCTGGGAGTGTAAATGGCGGTTTAAATACAGGTAACGGAGGAAACTGGACTGGGAGTGCGGGAGTGGGCTGGAGTGCGGGAGGCGGCGGTGCGCAGCCGCCGCAGGACTTTACAGTCAGCGCCGACCGGGCGCTGACCCTGGACACTGCCGCCGCCGAGCACTGGTTCATCCTCGCCGGCAAAGGCAACAACGGCGGCGACGGCCTCGCCGCCGCCCGGCACCTGCGTGAGGCCGGCTTCGCCGTCACGCTGGTGTACGCGGCCGCGCCGCAGACGCTGGCCGGGGAAGCCGCCGTGCAGCGTGACGCTGCTGCAGCGCTGGGGCTTCCGGCCGTCGTCCACGGCCGGGACCCTATCGACTTTGCCGGCTGCACCGGCATCGTCGATGCCCTGCTCGGCACCGGAAGCGCGGGAGCGCCGCGCGGTGCCTATGCGGAGCTGATTGCCGCAGCGAACGCCAGCGGCAAGCCGATTGTGTCCGCGGACATCCCCAGCGGGCTGGACGCGGACACGGGAGCGCTGCATGAGCCGTGCATACATGCAGCGGTGACGGTCTGCCTCGCGCTGCTCAAGCGCGGGCTGGTGCAGTATCCCGGCGCGGGAGCGGCCGGGCGGGTGGTGGTCCGCTCCATCGGCATCCCCGCTGCTCTGGCCCGGGAGGCCGGGGTGCAGGCCAGCCTGCTGACCCCGGAAGGGCTGCAGACACGTCTTGGGGTCGACGTGTCGCGCCGCCGCTCGCCCGAAGGCCACAAGGGCACTTACGGGCATGTCCTGCTGGCGGCGGGCAGCCTGCCCATGAGCGGCGCCGGTCTGCTCGCGGCACGGGCTGCGCTGCGGGCGGGCTGCGGTCTGGTGACCTGGGCACTGCCTGCAGCGCTGATGCCCTATGTCATCGGTGCCGCCCCGGAGGTCATGCTGGCTGCAGCCGGCGGCGGAGAGGACGGCACCTGGGACGCGGGGACGGCCGCGGAGGTGCTGCGGCTTGGCGGGAAGCGCGATGTAGTGGCCACAGGTCCCGGGCTGGGCCGGTTTGCCGGAGACAAGGAATGGCTCCGCATGTTATGGGAAGGCATCGGCAGCCCGCTGGTGCTGGACGCCGATGCCCTAAATATTTTGGCGGAATGTAACTATACAGAATGGTCCAGCCCGGATCGGCCGGTGATTCTGACCCCTCATCCCGGAGAAATGGCCCGGCTCGCCGGTGTGTCCACCCCGGAGGTGCAGCGTGACCGGATCGGCCTTGCTCAGGCTTATGCCATAAAGCACGGCGTAGTCCTTGTGCTCAAAGGATCACACACCGTCATTGCCTCGCCTGAAGGAGAGGTCTATGTCAACGCCACCGGCCATCCGGGGATGGGCACGGGCGGAGCGGGCGATGTGCTGACCGGAATCATCTCCGGCCTGCTTGCCCAGGGTCTGGGTGCCGTTCAGGCGGCCGCCTTCGGCGTGTACCTGCACGGGCTGGCCGGCGAGCGGGCGGCCGGCTCACGGAATCATCCATCGGCGCTGGTCGCCGGAGATATCATCGAAGCGCTATAA
- a CDS encoding SDR family oxidoreductase, whose product MNPTYPFYGEQTVCRTQKIAFPPQHQNRQPGLESLMSPRPISEDPDTCGSGRLKGKVALISGGDSGIGRAAAIAFAREGADVAIAYLYEASDASDTARRIEQLGRRCLRIETDLRHRHNCFQAVEQTVLTFGRLDILVNNLGVQYPQRSLLDITEEQLYQTFQTNIFPFFFLSQAALPHLKKGSSIINTASITAYQGNKELIDYSSTKGAIVSFTRSLALSLAESGIRVNSVAPGPVWTPLIPSSYSAAEVSVFGTDTPLGRAAQPYELAGAYVYLASPDSAYVTGTCIHVNGGDMVTS is encoded by the coding sequence ATGAATCCAACTTATCCCTTTTACGGGGAACAGACGGTATGCCGCACACAAAAGATCGCCTTTCCGCCCCAGCACCAGAACCGCCAGCCCGGCCTCGAGAGCCTGATGAGCCCGCGGCCGATCAGTGAAGATCCGGACACCTGCGGCAGCGGCAGGCTGAAGGGCAAGGTGGCTCTGATCAGCGGCGGGGACAGCGGGATCGGCAGGGCGGCGGCTATCGCCTTTGCCAGGGAAGGGGCGGATGTGGCCATTGCTTATCTGTACGAGGCCTCTGATGCCAGCGACACCGCACGGCGCATCGAACAGCTCGGCCGGCGCTGCCTGCGGATTGAGACAGATTTACGGCACCGGCACAATTGCTTTCAGGCGGTGGAGCAGACCGTGCTGACTTTCGGCAGGCTGGATATTCTGGTCAATAATCTCGGGGTGCAATACCCGCAGCGCAGTCTTTTGGACATTACGGAGGAGCAGCTGTACCAGACTTTTCAGACCAATATATTTCCGTTCTTTTTCCTGAGCCAGGCCGCACTGCCGCACCTGAAAAAAGGCTCATCCATCATCAACACCGCCTCAATTACCGCTTACCAGGGCAATAAGGAGCTGATCGATTATTCCTCGACCAAAGGTGCTATCGTCTCCTTCACACGCTCCCTTGCCCTGTCACTTGCCGAAAGCGGGATCCGCGTCAACAGTGTGGCTCCCGGTCCCGTATGGACTCCGCTCATCCCTTCCAGCTACTCCGCCGCCGAGGTCAGCGTATTTGGAACCGATACACCGCTGGGGCGGGCGGCACAGCCTTATGAGCTCGCAGGCGCTTATGTCTATTTAGCCAGTCCCGATTCAGCCTATGTAACCGGCACCTGCATTCATGTCAATGGTGGAGACATGGTCACAAGCTGA
- a CDS encoding GNAT family N-acetyltransferase, translated as MRYRPMVEEDYDAARRLWENTAGMGLSDADSREGILQFLARNPGLSQVCEEEDGTLAGTAMCGHDGRRGYMYHVAVSTSCRGKGAGRELVSRALAALHEAGIAKCHLMVIEGNALGRGFWSGTGWQEREGLVLFSQNT; from the coding sequence ATGCGTTATCGGCCAATGGTAGAAGAGGATTACGATGCAGCCCGCAGGCTGTGGGAAAATACGGCGGGGATGGGTCTGAGCGATGCTGATTCGCGGGAAGGAATTCTCCAGTTTCTCGCGCGGAACCCGGGCCTGAGCCAGGTATGCGAGGAGGAGGACGGCACGCTTGCCGGCACCGCTATGTGCGGGCACGACGGACGCAGAGGATATATGTACCATGTAGCGGTCAGCACGTCCTGCCGGGGCAAGGGAGCCGGACGCGAGCTGGTATCCCGGGCGCTGGCGGCCCTGCATGAGGCAGGTATAGCAAAGTGCCATCTGATGGTGATCGAAGGGAATGCTTTAGGACGCGGCTTCTGGTCGGGAACCGGCTGGCAGGAGCGGGAGGGCCTCGTACTCTTTTCCCAAAATACATAA
- the sdaAB gene encoding L-serine ammonia-lyase, iron-sulfur-dependent subunit beta — protein MRFKDVFSIIGPAMVGPSSSHTAGAARIGRAARQVLGEMPREAEVIFYGSFAATYQGHGTDRAIAGGLLDFATDDHRLPDSVELAAEAGMDVSFRQGTGLFPHPNTVKLRLVGRDSGTELTLTGISIGGGNIEIVDIDGFGVKLTGMYPTVLINHMDYLGVLASVTEVMRKGQFNIGHMSLDRKNRSGAALTVLELDEPATAELLQELQSLTAVKSVKVVDLNGVKQEQKGKESTS, from the coding sequence ATGCGCTTCAAGGATGTATTCTCAATAATCGGGCCCGCTATGGTCGGCCCTTCAAGCTCTCATACCGCCGGCGCCGCGCGGATCGGCAGGGCTGCACGTCAGGTGCTGGGCGAAATGCCGCGTGAGGCGGAGGTTATTTTTTACGGATCCTTTGCCGCTACTTACCAGGGGCACGGGACGGACCGGGCGATTGCCGGCGGACTGCTGGATTTTGCTACAGATGACCACAGGCTGCCGGACTCTGTTGAACTGGCTGCTGAAGCAGGGATGGATGTATCCTTCCGGCAGGGAACGGGCCTGTTTCCGCATCCTAATACGGTTAAGCTGCGTCTTGTCGGCCGGGACAGCGGTACAGAGCTGACGCTGACCGGAATCTCGATCGGCGGAGGAAATATTGAAATTGTGGATATTGACGGCTTCGGCGTGAAGCTGACCGGCATGTATCCGACCGTGCTGATTAATCATATGGACTATCTCGGCGTGCTGGCCAGTGTTACGGAGGTCATGCGCAAAGGACAGTTTAATATCGGTCATATGTCGCTTGACCGCAAAAACCGCAGCGGTGCAGCACTCACCGTGCTGGAGCTGGATGAACCGGCAACAGCCGAGCTGCTGCAGGAGCTGCAGTCCCTCACTGCCGTGAAATCGGTCAAAGTGGTGGATCTGAACGGAGTCAAGCAAGAACAGAAAGGGAAGGAAAGCACATCATGA
- the sdaAA gene encoding L-serine ammonia-lyase, iron-sulfur-dependent, subunit alpha translates to MNFQTLSQLAVLCEERGLGIGALMLEEQSAESGRPQSQEFATMKEYYGVMKEAVHRGMTQDTTSRSGLTGLDAQRVGDYNTASEPLLGGPAGQAMAYALAVSEVNASMGRIIATPTAGSCGIIPGVFLSCQERFGWDDDFMVSGLFAAGAIGYVIANNSFVSGAEGGCQAEVGSAIGMAAGALTELRGGTPAQAVHAVGLALKNTLGLICDPVGGLVEIPCIVRNGFGAVTALAAADMALAGVRSVIPSDEVIKVMLEVGSAMPEKHRETAGGGLAQTPTGRQIMKDLRNKKG, encoded by the coding sequence ATGAATTTTCAAACACTGAGCCAGCTGGCTGTATTATGTGAGGAGCGGGGACTCGGCATCGGAGCGCTGATGCTGGAGGAGCAGAGCGCGGAATCGGGACGGCCGCAGAGTCAGGAATTTGCAACGATGAAAGAGTATTACGGCGTCATGAAAGAGGCGGTCCACCGCGGCATGACCCAGGATACCACCTCGCGCAGCGGTCTGACGGGCCTCGATGCCCAGCGGGTGGGCGATTATAATACGGCTAGTGAGCCGTTACTGGGCGGACCTGCCGGGCAGGCAATGGCCTATGCGCTGGCGGTATCGGAAGTGAATGCCTCCATGGGGAGGATTATAGCCACTCCTACAGCAGGCTCCTGCGGCATTATTCCGGGAGTCTTTCTCAGCTGCCAGGAGCGTTTCGGTTGGGATGACGATTTTATGGTTTCAGGGCTGTTTGCCGCAGGGGCGATCGGGTATGTGATTGCCAATAATTCTTTTGTCTCCGGAGCGGAGGGCGGCTGTCAGGCAGAGGTTGGTTCAGCAATCGGCATGGCGGCCGGAGCACTGACTGAGCTGCGCGGCGGGACGCCCGCCCAGGCGGTACATGCCGTGGGATTGGCGCTTAAAAATACGCTGGGTCTGATCTGCGATCCCGTAGGCGGGCTCGTCGAGATTCCCTGCATCGTGCGGAACGGCTTCGGAGCTGTCACTGCACTCGCTGCAGCGGATATGGCACTGGCAGGCGTGCGGAGCGTGATTCCTTCAGACGAAGTGATCAAGGTAATGCTTGAAGTCGGCTCGGCCATGCCGGAGAAGCACCGCGAAACCGCCGGAGGCGGTCTGGCCCAGACCCCGACAGGCCGGCAGATTATGAAAGATTTGCGGAACAAGAAGGGGTAA
- a CDS encoding YwbE family protein, whose translation MNGQVRADIRPGLEVDIVLKQDQATGKLTHGTVKDILTNSPRHPHGIKVRLADGQVGRVKKITG comes from the coding sequence ATGAACGGACAGGTTAGAGCGGACATCCGCCCCGGGCTTGAGGTCGATATTGTGCTGAAGCAGGATCAGGCTACCGGCAAGCTTACGCACGGTACGGTAAAAGACATTCTGACCAATTCCCCGCGTCACCCGCATGGAATCAAAGTGCGGCTGGCTGACGGGCAGGTTGGACGGGTCAAAAAGATTACCGGCTGA
- a CDS encoding HNH endonuclease has product MTDTSLPVSKQCAYCQQHKPLSEFRRRTGKRSKGQSRRGACRDCRKILSNTTASGLQGLTGPAVSAAKKTGQTARGSAGPAAQQAAKAVLAGPAVQHDLKTAQPKLHSRPERIKDGKTAAAPGERAKPRPRPGEQRRKPPAAGWPKPEPEDYSALVPSYKGMILMRGHSDKGRRWHQEIDLELAVTLVRERAAVVVNRRTIRRLYSNKDFRKLILTRDNYTCHFCGLYGDTIDHLLPRAKGGHTTPDNCVCACNLCNQTKADKDVEEFMRR; this is encoded by the coding sequence ATGACCGATACCAGCCTGCCTGTTTCCAAACAATGTGCATATTGCCAGCAGCATAAGCCGCTATCCGAATTCCGCAGACGGACGGGCAAGCGGTCCAAAGGCCAATCCCGCCGCGGTGCCTGCCGGGATTGCCGCAAGATCCTAAGCAACACCACCGCCAGCGGGCTGCAGGGGCTAACCGGCCCGGCCGTTTCTGCTGCCAAGAAGACCGGGCAAACAGCCCGCGGTTCTGCCGGGCCTGCTGCACAGCAGGCGGCCAAGGCAGTTCTTGCCGGCCCGGCCGTGCAGCATGACCTTAAAACGGCCCAGCCTAAGCTTCATTCCCGGCCAGAACGCATCAAGGACGGCAAAACCGCAGCAGCCCCGGGTGAACGTGCCAAACCGCGGCCGCGGCCGGGCGAGCAGCGGCGTAAGCCTCCAGCGGCAGGGTGGCCCAAGCCGGAGCCTGAGGATTATTCAGCGCTCGTCCCTTCATACAAGGGGATGATTCTGATGCGCGGCCACAGTGACAAGGGACGGCGCTGGCACCAGGAGATTGACCTGGAACTGGCCGTAACACTGGTCCGTGAGCGTGCTGCTGTTGTAGTCAACCGCCGGACCATCCGCCGCCTGTACAGCAACAAGGATTTCCGGAAGCTTATTCTCACAAGGGACAACTATACCTGCCATTTCTGCGGCCTGTACGGTGACACCATTGACCATCTCCTGCCGCGGGCCAAAGGCGGCCATACCACTCCCGACAACTGTGTCTGCGCCTGTAATCTGTGTAATCAGACCAAGGCGGATAAGGATGTGGAGGAGTTCATGCGGCGCTGA
- a CDS encoding LacI family DNA-binding transcriptional regulator has product MTTIYDIAKKTGYSPTTVSKAFNNYSDVRAKTREEILRTAREMGYLPNAHARTLTTKKSWTLGVLFVEGTGAGIRHPFFGAVIESFKQVAVDKGYALMFISKDVGGKQSGYLENCRIHGVDGVVVFLSDYDDPYFLELLESNIPMVILDFETEKSHTVCSDNKDGAMLAVDYLTSLGHSRIAHISGGMNTVPGNQRQEGYIAAMKRHGLELREEYIVEGEFYVLENGYSAMQKLLALPERPTAVFASGDMLALGAMMAAKDSGLSVPGDISVMGYDDIELARYVTPALTTVRQDTASLGIRAAEILLATVDRKENGMEAIVLPVEVVVRESCAPPGEK; this is encoded by the coding sequence TTGACTACCATTTACGATATCGCCAAAAAAACCGGTTACTCCCCGACTACGGTATCGAAGGCGTTCAATAACTATTCCGATGTGCGTGCGAAGACCCGTGAGGAGATTCTGCGGACTGCCCGGGAGATGGGTTATCTGCCGAATGCACATGCCCGGACACTGACCACGAAGAAGTCATGGACCCTCGGTGTGCTATTTGTGGAAGGAACGGGAGCAGGCATCCGCCATCCGTTCTTTGGCGCGGTTATTGAGAGCTTCAAGCAGGTAGCTGTAGACAAGGGCTACGCCCTGATGTTCATTTCCAAGGATGTCGGCGGCAAACAGAGCGGGTATCTGGAGAATTGCCGGATTCATGGCGTGGACGGTGTTGTTGTGTTTCTCTCCGATTATGATGATCCTTATTTCCTTGAACTGCTGGAGAGTAATATTCCTATGGTTATTCTGGATTTTGAGACAGAGAAATCGCATACTGTCTGTTCGGATAACAAGGATGGAGCGATGCTGGCCGTGGATTATCTTACCTCCCTCGGGCATAGCAGGATCGCCCACATCTCGGGCGGAATGAACACGGTTCCCGGTAATCAGCGCCAGGAAGGCTACATTGCGGCAATGAAGCGGCACGGTCTTGAGCTGCGGGAGGAGTATATCGTCGAGGGTGAGTTTTATGTGCTGGAGAATGGCTATTCTGCTATGCAGAAGCTGCTGGCCCTGCCGGAGCGGCCGACGGCTGTATTTGCTTCCGGTGACATGCTGGCGCTCGGGGCGATGATGGCGGCAAAAGACAGCGGCCTGTCTGTACCTGGAGACATCTCGGTTATGGGCTATGACGATATTGAGCTTGCCCGCTATGTGACGCCTGCGCTGACAACCGTTAGGCAGGATACGGCCAGTCTGGGAATCCGCGCTGCAGAAATTCTGCTGGCTACGGTTGACCGCAAAGAGAACGGAATGGAGGCTATCGTGCTGCCTGTGGAAGTGGTTGTGCGGGAATCCTGTGCGCCGCCTGGTGAGAAATAA